One Setaria viridis chromosome 5, Setaria_viridis_v4.0, whole genome shotgun sequence genomic region harbors:
- the LOC117854516 gene encoding cytochrome P450 94C1 produces the protein MAAEPGAVALHEAARALAASVQPQVAAVLFVSAACTVALAALLAVLRLRPPWWCACHVCEAYLTASWAGEFDNLCDWYAHLLRSSPAQTVHVHVLRNVLTANPVTVDHMLRGRFDNYPKGAPFSAILADFLGRGIFNVDGDAWLFQRKLAAAELASPALRAFAVRVVASELRSRLIPLLHSASRQGKGRGKGKVLDLQDVFRRFAFDCICKISFGLDPGCLELSMPVSSFENAFDVASTLSARRATVPMQIIWRLKRFFNYGDERKLRDAVRLVDRLAEEVIRQRRKLGGAASGSDLLSRFMGSINDDKYLRDIVVSFMLAGRDTVASALTAFFLLLSDHPEVAAAIRDEVARVGGDDDRLTASTFSKLKDMHYVHAALYESMRLFPPVQFDSKFAAGDDKLPDGTAVAKGTRVTYHAYAMGRMESVWGPDCGEFRPERWLRNGRFVPESPYRYPVFQAGARVCIGKELALVEMKAVIFAVVRSFDIEAIDRSSRRPKFAPGLTATFASGVPVRVRRRARVSGHSPPI, from the coding sequence ATGGCCGCCGAGCCCGGGGCGGTAGCGTTGCATGAAGCCGCGAGGGCCCTGGCGGCCTCGGTGCAGCCGCAGGTGGCCGCCGTGCTCTTCGTGTCCGCGGCGTGCACGGTGGCGCTCGCCGCCCTCCTGGCCGTGCTGCGGCTGCGCCCGCCGTGGTGGTGCGCGTGCCACGTCTGCGAGGCCTACCTGACGGCGTCGTGGGCCGGCGAGTTCGACAACCTCTGCGACTGGTACGCGCACCTGCtgcgctcgtcgccggcgcaGACCGTGCACGTCCACGTCCTCCGGAACGTGCTCACCGCCAACCCGGTCACCGTCGACCACATGCTGCGCGGCCGCTTCGACAACTACCCCAAGGGCGCGCCCTTCTCGGCCATCCTCGCCGACTTCCTCGGCCGCGGGATATTCAACGTCGACGGGGACGCGTGGCTCTTCCAGCGGAAGCTCGCCGCGGCCGAGCTCGCCTCCCCGGCGCTGCGCGCTTTCGCCGTGCGTGTCGTGGCCTCCGAGTTGCGGAGTCGGCTCATCCCCCTGCTTCACTCTGCCTCCCGGCAAGGAAAAGGCAGAGGCAAAGGCAAGGTGCTCGACCTGCAGGACGTGTTCCGCCGCTTCGCCTTTGACTGCATATGCAAGATCTCTTTCGGACTCGACCCCGGCTGCCTCGAGCTTTCGATGCCGGTGTCGTCGTTCGAGAACGCTTTCGACGTTGCCTCCACGCTCTCCGCCAGGCGCGCCACCGTGCCCATGCAGATCATCTGGAGGCTCAAGCGCTTCTTCAACTACGGGGACGAAAGGAAGCTCCGGGACGCGGTGCGCCTTGTCGACAGGCTCGCCGAGGAGGTCATCCGGCAGCGTCGCAagctcggcggcgcggcctcGGGCAGCGACCTCCTTTCGCGCTTCATGGGATCCATCAACGACGACAAGTACCTCCGCGACATCGTCGTCAGCTTCATGCTCGCCGGCCGTGACACCGTTGCCTCGGCGCTGACCGCCTTCTTCCTGCTCCTCTCCGATCACCcggaggtcgccgccgccatccgggACGAGGTCGcccgcgtcggcggcgacgatgaCCGGCTCACCGCCTCCACCTTCAGCAAGctcaaggacatgcactacgtgCACGCCGCGCTGTATGAGAGCATGCGGCTGTTCCCGCCGGTGCAGTTCGACTCCAagttcgccgccggcgacgacaagCTCCCGGACGGGACGGCCGTCGCCAAGGGCACCCGGGTCACCTACCACGCCTACGCCATGGGCCGCATGGAGTCCGTGTGGGGCCCCGACTGCGGCGAGTTCCGGCCCGAGCGCTGGCTCCGGAACGGCCGGTTCGTCCCGGAGAGCCCGTACCGGTACCCCGTCTTCCAggccggcgcgcgcgtgtgCATCGGCAAGGAGCTGGCCCTCGTGGAGATGAAGGCCGTTATCTTCGCCGTGGTCCGGAGCTTCGACATCGAGGCGATCGACCGGAGCTCCCGGCGGCCCAAGTTCGCGCCGGGACTGACCGCCACGTTCGCGAGCGGGGTACCGGTGCGCGTGCGCCGGCGAGCACGTGTGAGCGGGCACAGCCCGCCAATCTGA